One window of the Archangium primigenium genome contains the following:
- a CDS encoding ComEA family DNA-binding protein, translating to MNRTGVLALAALGLLGLGVGARARGVGGPPALACGPDAVHLVDGVAHCGAGRAPSAAQRRVLGGKLDLNRVSEEDLARVPGVGAPLARALVLRREQRGPFGAWSEVATVSGVGPTRLRALRAALELR from the coding sequence ATGAACCGCACCGGCGTGCTCGCCCTGGCCGCGCTCGGGCTGTTGGGCCTGGGGGTGGGGGCGCGGGCACGTGGGGTGGGGGGCCCTCCGGCCCTGGCGTGTGGGCCGGACGCGGTCCACCTGGTGGACGGCGTGGCCCACTGTGGCGCGGGGCGGGCGCCGTCCGCCGCGCAGCGCCGGGTGCTCGGAGGCAAGCTGGACCTCAACCGGGTGTCCGAGGAGGACCTCGCGCGGGTGCCCGGCGTGGGGGCTCCGCTGGCCCGGGCGCTCGTGCTCCGGCGCGAGCAGCGGGGGCCTTTTGGTGCCTGGAGCGAGGTGGCCACGGTATCAGGCGTGGGTCCGACACGGCTGCGGGCCCTGCGAGCGGCGTTGGAACTCCGGTAG
- the ppk1 gene encoding polyphosphate kinase 1 → MPKRAASKNATHHKPPAERDVLPPGTDPQDNALFFNRELSWLAFNNRVLQLAEDLSVPLMERVKFCAIYARNLDEFFMIRVARLHEQVSNRVARLVPDGATPGETLDTLHTRILEQGKRHTDCFERQLRPALAEKGLRILAMKDLDADSRAQMDQRFREQIFPVLTPLAIGLGRHFPYISNLSLSLAVLLRDPVTDTENVARVKVPKELLSRFVPLKGGTTFVLLEDVIANHLGDLFPGMEVLDRGLFRVTRDADYTVSEDAEDLLVAVQTELRQRRFGDVIRLEVQAGMNPKLLEPLMEALSLEPRQLYEEQDLLDMSDLMSLVATPGFAELRDPPWTPVTQPRLQAEDDGEVTTVMSAMRRGALLVHHPYESFATSVERFVTEAVEDPDVLAIKQTVYRTSDKSPLVPALIRATERGKQAVCMVELKARFDERANIRWALALEEAGAHVVYGIPGLKTHAKAILIVRREGEKVRHYVHVGTGNYNAKTARLYTDLGLFTTDPDIGADVADLFNFLTGFARPKSFRKLLVAPINMREGLQEEIRRTIAAHTAERPSRIVLKMNALVDPVLIRALYEASRAGVKVELNIRGICCLRPQVPGVSENIRVVSTLGRFLEHSRVYFFDRGGESRCYIGSADLMPRNLDHRVEALTPVEDPPLIAQVRDILERCLAENTHAWTLGAEGEWQRRPHEADKRWAQTELMERAVRMSQASTGRPL, encoded by the coding sequence ATGCCCAAGCGAGCAGCCAGCAAGAACGCCACCCACCACAAACCCCCGGCGGAGCGCGACGTCCTCCCCCCCGGCACGGATCCCCAGGACAACGCGCTGTTCTTCAACCGGGAGCTGTCCTGGCTCGCCTTCAACAACCGCGTGCTCCAGCTCGCCGAGGATCTCTCGGTGCCGCTCATGGAGCGGGTGAAGTTCTGCGCCATCTACGCGCGCAACCTCGATGAATTCTTCATGATCCGCGTGGCGCGCCTGCACGAGCAGGTGAGCAACCGCGTGGCGCGTCTGGTGCCGGATGGGGCCACGCCCGGCGAGACGCTCGACACGCTGCACACGCGCATCCTCGAGCAGGGCAAGCGCCACACGGACTGCTTCGAGCGGCAATTGCGCCCGGCGCTCGCGGAGAAGGGCCTGCGCATCCTCGCCATGAAGGATCTGGACGCGGATTCACGCGCCCAGATGGATCAGCGCTTCCGCGAGCAGATCTTCCCCGTGCTCACGCCCCTGGCCATCGGGCTCGGCCGGCACTTCCCCTACATCTCCAACCTGTCCCTGAGCCTGGCGGTGCTCTTGCGCGACCCCGTCACGGACACGGAGAACGTGGCGCGGGTGAAGGTGCCCAAGGAGCTGCTCTCGCGCTTCGTGCCGCTCAAGGGGGGCACCACGTTCGTGCTGCTCGAGGACGTCATCGCCAACCACCTGGGCGACCTGTTTCCCGGCATGGAGGTGCTCGACCGGGGCCTGTTCCGCGTGACGCGGGACGCGGACTACACCGTGTCCGAGGACGCGGAGGATCTGCTGGTGGCGGTGCAGACGGAGCTGCGCCAGCGGCGCTTCGGCGACGTCATCCGCCTGGAGGTGCAGGCGGGGATGAACCCCAAGCTGCTCGAGCCGCTCATGGAGGCCCTGTCGCTCGAGCCCCGGCAGCTCTACGAGGAGCAGGACCTGTTGGACATGTCGGACCTGATGTCGCTCGTGGCCACGCCGGGCTTCGCCGAGCTGAGGGATCCGCCGTGGACGCCCGTCACCCAGCCGCGGCTGCAGGCCGAGGACGACGGCGAGGTGACGACGGTGATGTCCGCCATGCGCCGGGGCGCGCTCCTGGTGCACCACCCCTACGAGTCCTTCGCCACGTCCGTGGAGCGCTTCGTCACCGAGGCGGTGGAGGATCCGGACGTGCTGGCCATCAAGCAGACGGTGTACCGCACGTCGGACAAGTCGCCGCTGGTGCCCGCGCTCATCCGCGCCACCGAGCGCGGCAAGCAGGCGGTGTGCATGGTGGAGCTCAAGGCCCGCTTCGACGAGCGCGCCAACATCCGCTGGGCGCTCGCCCTGGAGGAGGCCGGCGCGCACGTGGTCTACGGCATCCCCGGCCTCAAGACGCACGCCAAGGCCATTCTCATCGTCCGGCGCGAGGGCGAGAAGGTGCGCCACTACGTGCACGTGGGCACGGGCAACTACAACGCCAAGACGGCGCGGCTCTACACGGACCTGGGCCTGTTCACCACGGATCCGGACATCGGCGCGGACGTGGCCGACCTGTTCAACTTCCTCACCGGCTTCGCCCGGCCCAAGTCCTTCCGCAAGCTGCTCGTGGCGCCCATCAACATGCGCGAGGGCCTGCAGGAGGAGATCCGCCGCACCATCGCGGCGCACACGGCCGAGCGCCCCTCGCGCATCGTGCTCAAGATGAACGCGCTGGTGGATCCGGTGCTCATCCGCGCGCTGTACGAGGCGTCGCGCGCGGGCGTGAAGGTGGAGCTCAACATCCGGGGCATCTGCTGCCTGCGGCCCCAGGTGCCGGGCGTGTCGGAGAACATCCGGGTGGTGTCCACGCTGGGCCGCTTCCTGGAGCACTCGCGCGTGTACTTCTTCGATCGCGGCGGCGAGTCGCGCTGCTACATCGGCTCGGCGGACCTCATGCCGCGCAACCTCGACCACCGCGTGGAGGCGCTCACCCCCGTGGAGGACCCGCCGCTCATCGCCCAGGTGCGCGACATCCTCGAGCGCTGCCTCGCGGAGAACACCCACGCGTGGACGCTCGGCGCGGAGGGCGAGTGGCAGCGCCGGCCCCACGAGGCCGACAAGCGCTGGGCCCAGACGGAGCTCATGGAGCGCGCGGTGCGCATGTCCCAGGCCTCCACCGGCCGGCCCCTCTAA
- a CDS encoding NAD(P)-dependent oxidoreductase: MKIGFAGLGPLGSAMAGHLLKAGHALTVWNRTPEKAEPLLAQGARRAESPAALAAEASVVITSLAHDEAVEQVVFGERGLLEGLAAGATHIATSTLSPALSARLAQAHAQKGQHYVAAPVLGRPPAAAQGKLFVMAAGAPEAVASVRPVLEGLGQRLFLLGERPEQAHLLKLACNFLIMSTIEQLGEVFALTEKGGLDRAQVFEVLTGSFFTAPVHKNYGQLIVDRAFDPPGATVKLGAKDTRLLLEAADALAVPLPFASVVRDRFVAARAQGEEGLDFAVLARHAARDAGLGD, from the coding sequence ATGAAGATTGGATTCGCCGGACTGGGTCCCCTGGGCAGTGCCATGGCTGGCCACCTGTTGAAGGCGGGCCATGCGCTCACGGTCTGGAACCGCACCCCGGAGAAGGCCGAGCCGCTGCTCGCCCAGGGCGCCCGGCGCGCGGAGTCTCCCGCCGCGCTGGCGGCCGAGGCCTCCGTGGTCATCACCTCGCTCGCCCACGACGAGGCGGTGGAGCAGGTGGTGTTCGGGGAGCGGGGCCTGCTCGAGGGCCTGGCCGCCGGGGCCACGCACATCGCCACCAGCACCCTCTCTCCGGCGCTCTCCGCCCGGCTGGCCCAGGCGCACGCCCAGAAGGGCCAGCACTACGTGGCCGCGCCGGTGTTGGGACGCCCTCCCGCCGCGGCGCAGGGCAAGCTGTTCGTGATGGCGGCGGGCGCGCCGGAGGCCGTGGCCTCGGTGCGGCCGGTGCTGGAGGGCCTGGGGCAGCGCCTCTTCCTGCTGGGCGAGCGCCCCGAGCAGGCCCACCTGCTCAAGCTCGCGTGCAACTTCCTCATCATGTCGACCATCGAGCAGCTCGGCGAGGTCTTCGCGCTGACGGAGAAGGGCGGGCTCGACCGCGCCCAGGTGTTCGAGGTGCTCACCGGCAGCTTCTTCACCGCGCCGGTGCACAAGAACTACGGCCAGCTGATCGTCGACAGGGCGTTCGATCCGCCGGGCGCCACGGTGAAGCTGGGCGCCAAGGACACGCGGCTCCTGCTCGAGGCGGCGGACGCGCTGGCGGTGCCGCTGCCGTTCGCCTCGGTGGTGCGCGATCGCTTCGTGGCCGCGCGGGCCCAGGGCGAGGAGGGCCTGGACTTCGCCGTCCTCGCCCGGCACGCCGCGCGGGATGCCGGGCTCGGGGACTGA
- a CDS encoding SET domain-containing protein — protein sequence MFHPSAELRFVNAQVGHGVFATRRIPRGTIVWVRCALDIELTPEAVVALGPAYQHIVPHYGYPEANGHWIICWDNGRYLSHSCEPTCLKPGFDLQIALRDIEEGEQFTYDYGALNPDPADEPFRCLCGAPGCRGRVTAEDAERLAPDWDARLAAAFPDVLGVEQPLWPFVRDPAAVEACARGEQPLPSCRLHFRPPAQSRFSSSMP from the coding sequence ATGTTCCACCCCTCGGCCGAGCTTCGTTTCGTGAACGCCCAGGTCGGCCATGGCGTCTTCGCCACCCGACGCATCCCGCGCGGCACCATCGTCTGGGTGCGCTGCGCCCTGGACATCGAGCTCACGCCCGAGGCCGTGGTGGCCCTGGGCCCGGCCTACCAGCACATCGTCCCGCACTACGGCTACCCGGAGGCCAACGGCCACTGGATCATCTGCTGGGACAATGGCCGCTACCTGAGCCACTCGTGCGAGCCCACGTGCCTCAAGCCGGGCTTCGACTTGCAGATCGCCCTGCGGGACATCGAGGAGGGCGAGCAGTTCACGTACGACTATGGCGCGCTCAACCCGGATCCCGCGGATGAGCCCTTCCGCTGTCTGTGTGGCGCGCCGGGCTGCCGGGGGCGGGTGACGGCCGAGGACGCCGAGCGCCTGGCGCCCGACTGGGACGCCCGGCTCGCCGCGGCGTTCCCGGACGTGCTCGGGGTGGAGCAGCCCCTGTGGCCCTTCGTGCGCGACCCGGCCGCCGTGGAGGCGTGTGCCCGGGGCGAGCAGCCGCTGCCCTCCTGCCGCCTGCACTTCCGCCCGCCGGCTCAGTCCAGGTTCAGCTCCAGCATGCCGTAG
- a CDS encoding sensor histidine kinase, translating to MSQLADVLEARSQELLQRWGSAVREHPAPGGPSAAELEELLARLLQRLQRALRGQDPTGPEQGARRSRGDFELGGRVRAYGLLRDLVWELIEREGLPVSLSEARRWTDVVALAVAEAVEEMDGAGSRAEDERARLNALFTQAPMAIAVIRGPELVVEVANPGMLRLWGRSAEEAVGKPLWDVLSELKDQAFDGLLRGVLATGKPFVATEMEVRVARGAAGALETGYFTFVYQPLRDARGRIDAVLTIATEVSETVLARQLTENLLVRSQEAERARGALLDALADQSLVGVGYQRGPELAFETANSVYQRLVGREVVGQPVRRALPELDGQGFLTRMRQVFETGAPDVGREVSTALSPAPGEHPRERLLDFAHQPVCASDGHIDGILTLVLDVTEQVRLRQEAQRLEAEQRQRSDFEQYLIGIVSHDLRGPLSTILLGLQVLLRRELDAPTTEALVRLRSSTERAVRMVRDLLDFTQARLGGGLRISREPMDVHALVRGMVEEHARTHPERELRLEQRGDGLGAWDADRLAQLVGNLLGNALKYSPPDSPVTVRGVGEDGQVSLEVHNGGTPIPPEALARLFQPLQRAVDGPDPAGRSVGLGLYIVEQIVRAHGGDIRVASSAPEGTTFSVRLPRGP from the coding sequence ATGAGCCAACTGGCGGACGTGCTCGAGGCACGCAGTCAGGAACTGCTCCAGCGGTGGGGGAGCGCCGTGCGCGAACACCCGGCGCCGGGCGGCCCGTCCGCGGCGGAGCTGGAGGAGCTGCTTGCGCGCCTCCTCCAGCGGCTCCAGCGCGCCCTGCGGGGACAGGACCCCACGGGCCCCGAGCAGGGGGCGCGGCGCTCGCGGGGGGACTTCGAGCTGGGCGGACGGGTGCGCGCGTACGGCCTGCTGCGCGACCTGGTGTGGGAGCTGATCGAGCGGGAGGGCCTCCCCGTCTCCCTGTCCGAGGCGCGGCGGTGGACCGACGTCGTGGCCCTGGCCGTCGCGGAGGCGGTGGAGGAGATGGACGGCGCGGGGAGCCGGGCGGAGGACGAGCGGGCCCGGCTCAACGCGCTCTTCACGCAGGCCCCCATGGCCATCGCCGTCATCCGCGGCCCCGAGCTCGTCGTGGAGGTGGCCAACCCCGGCATGTTGCGCCTCTGGGGCCGGAGCGCCGAGGAGGCCGTGGGCAAACCGCTCTGGGACGTGCTCTCCGAGCTCAAGGACCAGGCCTTCGATGGGCTGCTCCGGGGGGTGCTGGCCACGGGCAAGCCGTTCGTGGCCACGGAGATGGAGGTCCGGGTCGCGCGCGGGGCGGCGGGCGCGCTGGAGACGGGCTATTTCACCTTCGTCTACCAGCCGCTGCGCGACGCGCGGGGCCGGATCGACGCGGTGCTCACCATCGCCACGGAGGTGTCCGAGACGGTGCTCGCGCGCCAGCTGACCGAGAACCTGCTCGTGCGCTCCCAGGAGGCCGAGCGGGCCCGGGGGGCGCTCCTGGATGCGCTCGCGGACCAGAGCCTCGTGGGCGTGGGCTACCAGCGCGGCCCCGAGCTCGCCTTCGAAACCGCCAACTCCGTCTACCAGCGGCTCGTGGGGCGGGAGGTGGTGGGCCAGCCGGTGCGGCGGGCCCTGCCGGAGCTGGACGGGCAGGGGTTCCTCACCCGGATGCGCCAGGTGTTCGAGACCGGCGCCCCCGACGTGGGCCGGGAGGTGTCCACCGCCTTGTCCCCAGCGCCCGGCGAGCACCCGCGGGAGCGGCTGCTCGACTTCGCGCACCAGCCCGTGTGCGCGTCCGATGGGCACATCGACGGCATCCTCACCCTGGTGCTGGACGTCACCGAGCAGGTACGCCTGCGCCAGGAGGCCCAACGGCTGGAGGCCGAGCAGCGCCAGCGCAGCGACTTCGAGCAGTACCTCATCGGCATCGTCAGCCACGATCTGCGCGGCCCTCTGAGCACCATCTTGTTGGGCCTCCAGGTGCTGCTGCGGCGCGAGCTGGACGCGCCCACCACCGAGGCCCTCGTCCGCCTGCGCTCGAGCACCGAGCGGGCCGTGCGCATGGTGCGCGACCTGCTCGACTTCACCCAGGCGCGGCTGGGCGGTGGGTTGCGGATTTCTCGCGAGCCCATGGACGTGCATGCCCTGGTGCGCGGCATGGTCGAGGAGCACGCGCGGACCCACCCCGAGCGGGAGTTGCGGCTGGAGCAGCGCGGGGACGGGCTGGGCGCGTGGGACGCGGATCGGCTCGCGCAGCTCGTGGGCAACCTGCTGGGCAACGCGCTCAAGTACAGCCCGCCCGACAGCCCCGTGACGGTGCGCGGCGTGGGCGAGGACGGGCAGGTCTCCCTGGAGGTGCACAACGGGGGCACGCCCATTCCCCCCGAGGCCCTGGCGCGGCTGTTCCAGCCCCTCCAGCGGGCGGTGGACGGCCCGGATCCGGCGGGCCGGAGCGTGGGCCTGGGCCTGTACATCGTGGAGCAGATCGTCCGGGCGCACGGCGGCGACATCCGCGTGGCGTCCTCCGCGCCCGAGGGCACCACGTTCTCCGTCCGGCTGCCGCGCGGGCCCTGA
- the hutH gene encoding histidine ammonia-lyase has product MYRPRLQIDGDTLRLEDILQVALDEATVELSPEAEACVRASRELVEKVAAGDAPSYGINTGFGTLAEVRIDKKDLAELQRNLILSHAAGVGTPLPLPEARALLLLRCNVLAKGYSGIRLETLRLALDMLNKGVVPVVPERGSVGASGDLAPLAHLALVFIGEGEAFYQGQRMPARQALERAGLRPVVLEAKEGLALVNGTQAMCAVGTLLQLRAETLAQVADIAGSMSLEGLLGSHKPFVPEIQDVRPHEGQKACAAHLRKLLAGSDLVETHVNCSKVQDPYSLRCMPQVHGAAREGLAFARRILETEVNSATDNPLVFVDSGHIVSGGNFHGQPISLAMDVVAMALTQLSSISERRVEQLVNPALSNLPPFLAKNPGLNSGFMIAQVTSAALVAESRVLCHPASVDSIPSSAGREDHVSMGMTAALKGRQVADFARTCLAIELLVASQALDFRLPVKAGRGPRAAHELVRSRVPTLEKDREIHRDIEAVCELIDSGKLLQAVRAATA; this is encoded by the coding sequence ATGTATCGTCCCCGACTGCAGATCGATGGAGACACCCTCCGGTTGGAGGACATCCTCCAGGTCGCCCTCGACGAGGCGACCGTGGAACTCTCACCCGAGGCCGAGGCCTGTGTGCGCGCCTCGCGCGAGCTCGTGGAGAAGGTGGCCGCCGGCGACGCCCCCTCCTACGGCATCAACACCGGCTTTGGCACCCTGGCCGAGGTGCGCATCGACAAGAAGGACCTGGCCGAGCTGCAGCGCAACCTCATCCTCTCGCACGCCGCCGGCGTGGGCACCCCCCTGCCCCTGCCCGAGGCCCGCGCCCTGCTTCTTTTGCGCTGCAACGTCCTGGCCAAGGGCTACTCCGGCATCCGCCTGGAGACGCTGCGGCTGGCCCTGGACATGCTCAACAAGGGCGTGGTGCCGGTGGTGCCCGAGCGCGGCAGCGTGGGCGCCTCGGGAGACCTGGCGCCCCTGGCGCACCTGGCGCTGGTGTTCATCGGCGAGGGCGAGGCCTTCTACCAGGGCCAGCGGATGCCGGCCCGGCAGGCGCTGGAGCGCGCCGGGCTGCGCCCCGTGGTGCTCGAGGCCAAGGAGGGCCTGGCGCTCGTCAACGGCACCCAGGCCATGTGCGCGGTGGGCACGCTCCTGCAGCTGCGCGCCGAGACGCTCGCCCAGGTGGCCGACATCGCCGGCTCCATGTCGCTCGAGGGCCTGCTCGGCAGCCACAAGCCCTTCGTGCCGGAGATCCAGGACGTGCGCCCCCACGAGGGCCAGAAGGCGTGCGCCGCCCACCTGCGCAAGCTGCTCGCGGGCAGCGACCTCGTCGAGACGCACGTGAATTGCAGCAAGGTGCAGGACCCCTACTCCCTGCGCTGCATGCCCCAGGTGCACGGCGCGGCGCGCGAGGGCCTGGCCTTCGCCCGGCGCATCCTGGAGACCGAGGTCAACAGCGCCACGGACAACCCGCTCGTCTTCGTGGACTCGGGCCACATCGTCTCGGGCGGCAACTTCCACGGCCAGCCCATCTCGCTCGCCATGGACGTGGTGGCCATGGCGCTCACCCAGCTGTCCTCCATCAGCGAGCGGCGCGTGGAGCAGCTCGTCAACCCCGCCCTGTCCAACCTGCCGCCCTTCCTCGCCAAGAACCCGGGCCTCAACTCGGGCTTCATGATCGCCCAGGTGACGAGCGCCGCCCTGGTCGCCGAGTCGCGCGTGCTCTGTCACCCCGCCTCGGTGGACTCCATCCCCTCGTCCGCGGGCCGCGAGGATCACGTGTCCATGGGCATGACCGCGGCGCTCAAGGGCCGGCAGGTGGCGGACTTCGCCCGCACGTGTCTGGCCATCGAGCTGCTCGTGGCCAGCCAGGCGCTGGACTTCCGGCTGCCGGTGAAGGCCGGCCGCGGGCCCCGCGCCGCGCACGAGCTGGTGCGCAGCCGCGTGCCCACCCTGGAGAAGGACCGGGAGATCCACCGCGACATCGAGGCCGTCTGCGAGCTCATCGACTCGGGCAAGCTCCTGCAGGCCGTGCGCGCCGCCACGGCGTGA
- a CDS encoding helix-turn-helix domain-containing protein — protein MALLKVTEQERRRLWEIARAADAGWRERERVDMVLLADEGWSAPRIARHLGRCAATVRRVLRSFVQDGPEALFARLAGRKPDRAHRQRVEASLHALLSQPRSWTAGQLASALEGEGLHLGPRQVRRYLGSMGAGWRRTRLTLTHKQDAQAVAQARQALFRLKKSPRSEDKSLLPG, from the coding sequence ATGGCGCTGCTGAAGGTGACGGAGCAAGAGCGTCGGCGGCTATGGGAGATAGCCCGGGCCGCTGACGCTGGGTGGAGAGAGCGCGAGCGCGTGGACATGGTGCTGCTGGCCGATGAGGGCTGGAGTGCACCGCGCATCGCTCGGCACCTGGGCCGGTGCGCGGCCACGGTGCGCCGGGTGTTGCGCTCCTTCGTCCAAGACGGCCCAGAAGCCCTCTTCGCGCGTCTGGCGGGCAGGAAGCCCGACAGGGCGCACCGCCAGCGGGTGGAAGCCTCGCTGCATGCGTTGTTGTCCCAGCCTCGCTCGTGGACAGCCGGGCAGTTGGCCAGCGCACTCGAGGGCGAGGGTCTTCACCTGGGGCCGCGGCAGGTGCGTCGCTATCTCGGGAGCATGGGCGCGGGCTGGCGGCGCACGCGGCTGACGCTCACGCACAAACAGGACGCCCAGGCCGTCGCCCAGGCACGCCAGGCGCTCTTCCGGCTCAAAAAAAGCCCGCGCTCAGAGGATAAATCTCTACTTCCTGGATGA
- a CDS encoding IS630 family transposase: MNLYFLDECGFSPTQAVGYSWAEVGSRRDVPYEAPRRRRVNALVAYCPTGRRRGLRFRRWARTITARDTLDFLLSLADPGGVPTWVVLDNGNIHRCRLVCRALPRLRRLGVHLFYLPAYSPELNDVEAVFGVIKAQELPERSYRTLDALLTAVQQALRRYHHRLRRRCT, translated from the coding sequence ATAAATCTCTACTTCCTGGATGAGTGCGGGTTTTCGCCCACCCAAGCCGTGGGCTACAGCTGGGCAGAAGTCGGCAGCCGTCGAGACGTCCCCTACGAGGCGCCTCGGCGCCGACGTGTCAATGCGCTCGTCGCCTACTGCCCGACAGGCCGTCGACGCGGTTTACGCTTCCGACGCTGGGCACGCACCATCACCGCGCGAGATACCCTGGACTTTCTCTTGTCGCTCGCCGACCCGGGCGGGGTCCCCACCTGGGTGGTGCTCGACAATGGGAACATCCACCGCTGCCGCCTGGTATGCCGCGCCCTGCCGCGCTTGCGACGGCTGGGCGTCCATCTCTTCTACCTGCCGGCCTATTCTCCTGAACTCAACGACGTGGAAGCTGTCTTCGGCGTCATCAAGGCTCAGGAGCTTCCCGAACGCAGCTACCGCACTCTCGATGCTCTGCTCACCGCGGTGCAGCAGGCCCTGCGCCGCTACCACCATCGGCTGCGGCGCAGGTGTACATAA
- a CDS encoding Kelch repeat-containing protein — protein MKRVLSCLWLAGLSCLALGCQPDTGAEPPAPSRSQRAEALATSPGAWSPTAPKLFPSTAPVLLRATGEVLDPSNAGTQRYDPYANTWSAPSFSCPQGYCDTLSTVALPSGDVLAMILHPGRMGGQPVVKRYAPATDTWSYAAVPYNRGSATLLDSGRVLYAGGIVYESATGFRATALAYEYDPETDTAVPVGNMTSIHAEHTATRLYSGQVLVVGGTFPDTAELYDPATRTWTAVPPVPHPRWRHLAVRLYSGSVMVLGGAVPGDTLVDVYDPYNARWSAGPSLPFPDPTSATLLYSGEVLAVNDAGQAALYSPTHNAWRPAASATPTRTGGAVLLHSGQVLRTSRDQGFAEVFTP, from the coding sequence ATGAAGCGTGTGCTGTCTTGCCTGTGGCTCGCGGGCCTGTCGTGTCTCGCCCTGGGCTGCCAACCCGATACCGGCGCCGAGCCGCCCGCGCCGTCGCGGAGCCAGCGGGCCGAGGCCCTGGCCACGTCCCCCGGCGCGTGGAGCCCCACGGCGCCCAAGCTCTTCCCCAGCACCGCGCCCGTCCTGCTGCGCGCGACCGGCGAGGTGCTGGATCCCTCCAACGCCGGCACCCAGCGCTACGACCCCTACGCCAACACCTGGTCCGCCCCGTCCTTCTCGTGCCCGCAGGGCTACTGCGACACGCTCTCGACCGTGGCGCTGCCCTCGGGCGACGTGCTGGCCATGATCCTCCACCCGGGACGCATGGGCGGGCAGCCCGTGGTGAAGCGCTACGCGCCCGCCACGGACACCTGGAGCTACGCCGCCGTGCCCTACAACCGGGGCAGCGCCACCCTGCTCGACTCGGGCCGGGTCCTGTACGCGGGAGGCATCGTCTACGAGTCCGCCACCGGCTTCAGGGCCACCGCGCTCGCGTACGAGTACGACCCGGAGACGGACACCGCCGTGCCCGTGGGCAACATGACCTCGATCCACGCCGAGCACACCGCCACCCGGCTCTACTCGGGTCAGGTGCTCGTGGTCGGGGGCACGTTCCCGGACACCGCCGAGCTCTACGATCCCGCCACGCGGACCTGGACGGCCGTGCCCCCCGTGCCCCACCCGCGCTGGCGCCACCTCGCGGTGCGGCTCTACTCGGGCTCCGTCATGGTCCTGGGCGGCGCGGTCCCCGGCGACACCCTGGTGGACGTGTACGACCCCTACAACGCCCGCTGGAGCGCCGGCCCCTCGCTGCCCTTCCCCGATCCCACCTCCGCCACCCTGCTCTACTCGGGCGAGGTGCTGGCGGTGAACGACGCGGGCCAGGCGGCGCTCTACTCGCCCACCCACAACGCGTGGCGGCCCGCGGCGAGCGCGACGCCGACCCGGACGGGCGGCGCCGTGCTCCTGCACTCCGGCCAGGTCCTGCGCACCAGCCGCGATCAGGGCTTCGCCGAGGTCTTCACGCCCTAG
- a CDS encoding aspartate kinase: MALIVQKYGGTSVGDTERMKNVARRCIAAQKAGHDVVVVVSAMSGETNRLLKLVSQITDRPNEREQDVVVATGEQVSIGLVALAIQAQGALATSFMGHQVQIVTDSTFAKARIKRIEAEKIVEALKQKHIVVVAGFQGQDEQGNVTTLGRGGSDTTAVALAAALKADACEIYTDVDGVYTTDPNLCPAARKLDRVSYEEMLELASLGAKVLQIRSVEFAMKYKVPLWVKNSFTEDPGTLVCEEDKSMENVVVSGIAYDKNEAKLAISGVPDMPGVAAKIFGVLDAQNIVVDLIVQTASRDGRTDVSFTVGKTDLGKAREVVERVAREIQAGGVETDGDVAKISIVGVGMRNHSGVAAKMFQILSQEGINIQLISTSEIKVTCLIHSKYTELAVRALHTAFGLDKPTAG, translated from the coding sequence GTGGCCTTGATCGTTCAGAAGTACGGCGGCACGTCCGTCGGTGACACGGAGCGGATGAAGAACGTGGCCCGCCGTTGTATCGCGGCCCAGAAAGCGGGGCACGACGTGGTGGTGGTGGTGTCCGCCATGTCGGGCGAGACCAACCGGCTGCTCAAGCTCGTCTCCCAGATCACCGACCGGCCCAACGAGCGCGAGCAGGACGTGGTCGTGGCCACGGGCGAGCAGGTGTCCATCGGCCTGGTGGCGCTCGCCATCCAGGCGCAGGGAGCGCTCGCCACGAGCTTCATGGGCCACCAGGTGCAGATCGTCACCGACAGCACCTTCGCCAAGGCGCGCATCAAGCGCATCGAGGCGGAGAAGATCGTCGAGGCGCTCAAGCAGAAGCACATCGTGGTGGTGGCCGGCTTCCAGGGCCAGGACGAGCAGGGCAACGTCACCACCCTGGGGCGCGGCGGCTCGGACACCACGGCGGTGGCGCTCGCCGCGGCGCTCAAGGCCGACGCGTGTGAGATCTACACGGACGTGGACGGTGTCTACACGACGGACCCCAACCTGTGCCCGGCGGCGCGCAAGCTCGACCGGGTCTCCTACGAGGAGATGCTGGAGCTGGCGAGCCTCGGGGCCAAGGTCTTGCAGATCCGCTCGGTGGAATTCGCGATGAAGTACAAGGTGCCGCTCTGGGTGAAGAACTCCTTCACCGAGGACCCGGGCACGCTGGTGTGTGAGGAGGACAAGTCGATGGAGAACGTGGTTGTCAGCGGCATCGCCTACGACAAGAACGAGGCGAAGCTCGCCATCAGTGGCGTGCCGGACATGCCGGGCGTGGCGGCGAAGATCTTCGGCGTGCTCGACGCGCAGAACATCGTGGTGGACCTGATCGTCCAGACGGCGTCGCGGGACGGGCGCACGGACGTGTCCTTCACCGTGGGCAAGACGGACCTGGGCAAGGCGCGCGAGGTGGTGGAGCGCGTGGCCCGGGAGATCCAGGCCGGCGGCGTGGAGACGGACGGCGACGTGGCCAAGATCTCCATCGTGGGCGTGGGCATGCGCAACCACTCGGGCGTGGCCGCCAAGATGTTCCAGATCCTCTCCCAGGAGGGCATCAACATCCAGCTCATCTCCACCTCGGAGATCAAGGTCACCTGCCTCATCCACTCGAAGTACACGGAGCTGGCGGTGCGCGCGCTGCACACCGCGTTCGGGCTGGACAAGCCCACGGCGGGCTGA